GATGAAGAGGGCGTAGTCGATGCCGACCGCGAGGCCCAGCATGATCGCGAGCAGAGGGGTGGTGGCCGAGATCGTGGCGAACGCCGTCGCGACGAAGATGAGCGCGATCGCGAGGCCGACGCCGATGAGCGCGCTGATGAGCGGGAACCACGCGACGGCGAACGAGCGGAACGTCACGATCAGCACGAACAGCGCGATGAGCACGCCCACGGCCTCGATGATCGAGATCGTCGGGATCGACTGCGAGAACAGGTCGCCGCCGATCGCGACCTGCGACCCGGCCGGGAGGGACTCTTCGAGCTGCGCGCTGATGTCGTGCAGGTCGGCTTTCGTCTCGGGCGTCACGTCGGTCGACTGCCCGTCGAACTGCAGACGGATGATGGCAGCGCTGTCGTCGTCCGAGACGAGTCCCGACACCATCTCGTCGAACGGGTCGGTGACGGCCAGGATGCCGTCGAGATCGTCGAGCTGGTCGATCGTGTCCGCGATCTCGCTCGCGTACGGGTCCTGGTCGATCTTGCCGCCGTCGGCTGCGACCACGACGAGCTGCGCACTGGTTCCGCTTGCCTGGGGGAACGAGCGGCTGAGCTGCTCGAGCCCGGCCTGGGCCTCGGTGCCCGGGATCGTGAAGGAGTTGTCGGTGCCCTGCATGAACAGGCCCGCGCTGCCTCCGGCGATGCCCAGGAGCAGCAGCCACGTCACGAGGACGCGCCAGGGGTGCCGGTACGACCAGCGGCCGAGCGCGTAGAGAAGTGTGGACACGGACCCTCCGGGTGGATTTCGTGATGCCGCGGAAGCTCAGTGCGAGCGACGTGCGGAAGAACCGATACGTCGCTGTATCCGATACATAGATGTATCGTAAAGTGATCGCCGGTCGCAAGGCTGAACGCGAGGTGTGAAAATCGAGGCGAGGAGGACGCATTGACCGATGTGGTTCCGACCCGTCGACGCGACGCGACGAGACAGCGACTGCTGGATGCCGCGGCCGAGGTGTTCGCCGAGGTCGGGCTGGACGCGGCATCCGTCGAAGCCGTCTGCGAACGCGCGGGCTTCACGCGCGGGGCGTTCTACTCGAACTTCGACTCGAAGGACGAGCTCTTCCTCGAGCTCGCGCGCCGCGTCACGCACGAGCGGCTCGCTGCGGTGCAGGAGAGGGTGGCCGAGCTCGAGAGCGAGGGCTCGCTCGAGGTGAGCGCCGAGAGCGCGCTCGACATCGTGCAGCGCGTGCTCGATGTCACCGGTGACGACCGGCTCGGCGTGCTGCTGCTGAGCGAGATCCGCATCCGCGCGCTGCGCGACCCGCAGCTGGCCGCCGCATATCTCGTGTGGGACGACGAGCTCCACCGCAGCGTCACGCAGATCGTCGCCGACATCGAGCGCACGAAGGGTCTCCGCCTGCGCGTGCCGGCCGCCGAGGCGGCCCGCATCCTCATCACCATCTGGGACAGCTCCACCGTGCGCGGCACGATGGCCGGGGTCGACTACGAAGAGCTCTGCCGGCGCACGAACGAAGACATCGCGCGCGCCGCGACGCTCGTCATCGACCTTCCCTAGGCGCGACCGGCCTCGAGCAGCGCGTGGCAGCGCGTCACTCGCGCAAGCCACCAGTCGCGTCGGTCGGCGGATGCCGCGTTCTCGTCGAGCAGGGCGGGATCCGGGATGACGCGGCCGACCGGAAGCACGCCGGCCCGCGGGGCGAGCGTGGGGGATGCGACATCCGTCGTGAACAGCGAAGCGGTCCCCAGGCCGCAGTCGAAGTCGAGGTGGGGGAGCGCGGCGGCCAGGGCCACGCCCATCCCCAGTCCCACGGAGGTGTCGAGGGCGCTCGAGACGACCGCCGGAAGCCCGGCGGCCTCCACGATCTCGAGCGCTCGCCGGACTCCGCCGAGCGGCTGCGCCTTCACGACCAGCAGATCGGCCGCACCGGCTCGTGCGACCGCCAGGGGGTCGTCGGCCTTGCGCACGCTCTCGTCGGCGGCGATCGGGACGCCCATGTACTTCACACGGCGGCGGAGCTCGACGAGCTCGTCGACGCTGGCGCACGGCTGCTCGACGTATTCCAGGTCGAACTCGGCGAGGGCGTGGATGGCGTGCTCAGCCTCGTCGAGGTTCCATGCGCCGTTGGCATCGAGGCGCACGCGACCCTCCGGTCCCATCGCCTCGCGGACCGCGCGGACGCGCGCGACGTCGTCGGCGAGGGTCTGCCCGGCCTCGGCGACCTTGACCTTGGCGGTCCGGCATCCGTCGTATCGGGCGAGGACGGAGGGGACGGATGCCGCGGCCACCGCCGGCACCGTGGCGTTGACGTGCACCTCGTTCCGAACTGGCGCAGGCTGCGGCATCCATCCGAAATCGAGCGCCGCCGCGAGCCACGTCGCGGCCTCGGCGTCGCCGTACTCGACGAAGGGGGAGAACTCGGTCCAGCCCTCGGGCCCCTCGAAGAGCACCGCCTCCCGCACGTCGACGCCTCGGAAGCGGCTGGCGAGGGGGAGCGACACCACGCGCGCGGAGGCGAGGATCTCGGGAAGCGGGGGGACAGGAGCGGCGTCGGTCACGCGCCCATCCTCTCGCACCCCCGCGCCGTCCCCGCCCCGGTCGCCGGGGCCGTCGAAGGGTCGACCCCCGGCCGCGGCACATCACTGTGCGCTTGCCTATAGTGTGTGACACACAGTACAGTGTCACTCATGACCGAGAACGAGGCGCTCGAGACCCACCTGCAGGAGCTGCGGCGGGGCACGGTCGTGCTCGCGTGCCTGCGGCTGCTGACCACCCCTGGCTACGGCTACGGGCTCCTGGAAGAGCTCGAGGCCCGGGGGTTCGACACCGATGCCAACACGCTCTATCCGCTCCTGCGCCGCCTCGAGAAGCAGGGCCACCTCGTGAGCGAGTGGAACACCGACGAGGCGCGGCCGCGCAAGTTCTACCGCACGAGCGCCGCCGGCGACCGACTCGCCGCCACCCTCACCGACGACTTCCGCGCCATCTCCGCCGCGATCGCGGCCCTCCCCGAGAAGGACTGACCATGAACGCCACCCTCACCGACCGCTACGTCGACGCTGCGATGCGCAGCGTCCCCGAGAAGCAGCGCGACGATCTCTCCGCCGAGCTGCGGGCATCCATCCGCGACCAGATCGACGCGCGCATCGATGCCGGCGAGCCGCAGGACGCCGCCGAACGCGCCGTGCTCGTCGAGCTCGGCGACCCGGACAAGCTGGCAGCGGGCTACCTCGAGCGACCCCTCTGGCTCGTCGGTCCGCGCTACTTCCTGGACTGGTGGCGGCTCCTCAAGCTCCTCCTCGCGATCGTCCCGGCGTGCGCCGCGTTCGGCGTCGCGGTCGCGCAGACCATCGCGGGGGCCACCCTGGGCGAGATCATCGGCGCGGTCATCGGCGTCGTGATCTCGGTGATCGTGCACGTCGCGTTCTGGGTGACGCTCGTCTTCGTGATCCTCGAGCGCACGGGCCACGAGACGATGGACCCGAGTCCATGGACTCCCGAGAAGCTGCCGGAGCCGAAGGCATCCGGAGCGAAGTTCAGCGACCTGATCGGGTCGCTCGTCTTCCTGGCCATCGCGGCGGGGGCCGTGCTGTGGGATCACTTCGTCGGCTGGCCCATCGGGGGCGGCCAGACGATGCCGTTCCTCGACCCGGCGCTCTGGCCGTGGTGGATCACGGGCTTGTTCGTGCTCATGGCGGCCGAGGCCGCGCTCTCGATCGCCGTATACGCGAGGGGCCGCTGGACGACGGGGCTCGCCTACCTCAACCTCGTCCTGAACGTCGCGATCGCGCTGCCGGCCCTGTGGCTGATCTCGCGGGGGCTCTTCATCAACCCGGACTTCTTCCCGGCCGTCATCACGGACGACGGCGCGGTCGTCGACGGCATCCTGAACGTCGTCCTCGGCTTCCTCTTCGCCGGAATCGCGGTCTGGGACTCGATCGATGCCTTCCTGAAGGCGCGCCGCGCACGCTGAGTCGAAACGGACGGGAGGGATGCCGCGGCGCCGGGTCGCGGCATCCCTTTCGCGTCCTAGGCTGGCGGCATGCTCCTCGACACGCCCGTCCGACTCGGCGTGCAGCTCCAGCCCCAGCATGTGTCGTACGCGCAGCTGCGCGACGCCGTGCTGCGGCTGGAAGACGCCGGCGTCGACATCCTGTTCAACTGGGACCACTTCTTCCCGCTGTCGGGCGAACCCGACGGCCCCCACTTCGAATCGTGGACGATGCTCGGCGCGTGGGCGGAGCAGACCGAACGCGTCGAGTTCGGCGCCCTCGTCAACTGCAACAGCTATCGCAACGCCGACCTTCAGGCCGACATGGCGCGCACCGTCGACCACATCTCGGCGAAGGGCGGCGACGTCGGCCGGTTCATCTTCGGGACGGGTGCGGGCTGGTTCCGCCGGGACTACGAGGATTACGGCTACGAGTTCGGCACGCCCGGCACGCGCCTGAACGACCTCGCCCAGGGCCTCGAGCGCATCACGCAGCGGTGGGACAAGCTCAACCCGCCGCCGACCCGCCGCATCCCGATCCTCATCGGCGGGAGCGGTGAGCAGAAGACGCTGCGGCTCGTCGCGCGGTACGCCGACGTGTGGCACAGCTTCGCGTCCGCCGAGCAGCTCGAGCACAAGGTGTCGGTCATCGAGCGCTGGGGCGAGCGCGACGGGCACGACACCTCGCACATCGTCATCTCGAACGAGCTGCAGCGGCGGGACGCCGCCGCGGCGGACGAGATGTTCGACGCCGGCGTGCGGCTCTTCACGCTCGGGTTCGGCGGCCCGGACTACGACTACGACGTCGTCGACCGCTGGCTCGCGTGGCGCGACGCCAAGAACGGAACGGCATGAGCGTCTCGGAGCTGTTCGACGAGGGTGCGTGGAGGGCCGCGCCCGGCTCCGAGGCATACACCGACATCACGGCGCACATCTCGACCGACGGCCGGATCGCGCGCATCGCGTTCGACCGGCCGGAGGTGCGCAACGCCTTCCGCCCGCACACCGTGGACGAGCTGTACCGGGCGCTCGACACGGCGCGGCAGGACCCGCGCATCGGTGTCGTGCTCCTGACGGGCAACGGCCCCAGCCCGAAGGACGGCGGCTGGGCGTTCTGCTCCGGCGGGGACCAGCGGATCCGCGGCCGCGACGGCTACCAGTACGCCGACGACGACCCTTCGACGAGCTCAGGGACCGGGGGTGGAGGGTCAGGGACCGGTGGGGGAAGCCCAAGGACCGGGGGAGTGGATGCGTCGCGCACCGGGCGCCTGCACATCCTCGAGGTGCAGCGGCTGATCCGGTTCATGCCCAAGGTCGTCATCGCGGTGGTCCCCGGGTGGGCGGCCGGCGGAGGGCACTCGCTGCATGTCGTGTGCGACCTCACGATCGCGAGCGCCGAGCACGGGCGCTTCAAGCAGACCGACGCCGACGTCGGCTCGTTCGACGCCGGCTACGGCTCGGCGTACTTCGCCCGGCAGATCGGGCAGAAGTTCGCGCGCGAGGTGTTCTTCCTCGCCGAGGAGTATTCGGCTCAGCGCGCGTACGAGATGGGCGCCGTCAACCGCGTCGTGCCGCACGACCGGCTCGAGGCCGAGGCGCTCTCGATGGCCCGGACGATCCTGACCAAGTCGCCCACGGCGATCCGCATGCTCAAGTTCGCGTTCAACGCCGTCGACGACGGGCTCGTCGGCCAGCAGGTGTTCGCGGGCGAGGCGACGCGGCTCGCGTACGGCACCGACGAGGCGGTCGAGGGGCGTGACGCGTTCCTCGAGAAGCGCGACCCCGACTGGGCGCCATACCCTTGGCAGTACTGAGCTCGGCCATGGCGATCGCACCTCTCCACCGCGGCGCATGCCGCCTGTTCCTCCGCGCGTCGTCGCTCGCGCGCGGCATCGCGAGGAGCTCCGGCACGGCATGAGACTCGAACCCGTCGTCGGCGACGATCCGCGTGAGATCCTCCGGGCCCTCCGCTCCGCGATCCACGGCGCCGGTCCCGCTCTGGGGCTCGGCATGGTGCGGGCGATGCCCGAGTCCGTCCGCGCCGGGACAGCCGTGGTCGTCACGACCTCCGGCTCGACCGGCGTCCCCAAGAGCGTCGTCCTGAGCCGCGACGCGCTCACCGCGAGCGCCCTCGCGACCGCTGCCCGCATCGGCGAGGGCGCCTGGCTGCTGGCCCTCCCGGCGAGCTATGTCGCGGGGCTGCAGGTGCTCGTCCGCGCCATCGTGGCCGACCGCGAGCCGGCGATCCTCAGCGGATCGTTCACGCCGCAGGCCTTCGCGGCCGCCGCGCTCACCATGGCGTCGAGCGAAGGCGGCATCCGCGTGCCCACGTACACGTCGCTCGTGCCGGCCCAGCTCGCGCGACTCCTCGACGCGGCCGACGAGGATTCCGGCGTCGCGACGGCGCTGCGCTCGTTCGAGACGATCCTCGTCGGGGGTCAGGCGCTTCCCCCGGTCCTCCTCGAGCGCGCTCAGGCGCTCGGTGCGCGCATCGTCCGCACGTACGGCTCGACCGAGACGAGCGGCGGGTGCGTGTACGACGGTCGGCCCCTCGACGGGGTGGGGGTGCGGCTGGTCGACGGCGAGGTGCAGCTGTCGGGTCCGACCCTCGCGGACGGGTACCTCGGCGAGCCGGAGCTGACGGATGCCGTGTTC
This genomic interval from Microbacterium sp. 4R-513 contains the following:
- a CDS encoding TetR/AcrR family transcriptional regulator, whose product is MVPTRRRDATRQRLLDAAAEVFAEVGLDAASVEAVCERAGFTRGAFYSNFDSKDELFLELARRVTHERLAAVQERVAELESEGSLEVSAESALDIVQRVLDVTGDDRLGVLLLSEIRIRALRDPQLAAAYLVWDDELHRSVTQIVADIERTKGLRLRVPAAEAARILITIWDSSTVRGTMAGVDYEELCRRTNEDIARAATLVIDLP
- a CDS encoding o-succinylbenzoate synthase — encoded protein: MTDAAPVPPLPEILASARVVSLPLASRFRGVDVREAVLFEGPEGWTEFSPFVEYGDAEAATWLAAALDFGWMPQPAPVRNEVHVNATVPAVAAASVPSVLARYDGCRTAKVKVAEAGQTLADDVARVRAVREAMGPEGRVRLDANGAWNLDEAEHAIHALAEFDLEYVEQPCASVDELVELRRRVKYMGVPIAADESVRKADDPLAVARAGAADLLVVKAQPLGGVRRALEIVEAAGLPAVVSSALDTSVGLGMGVALAAALPHLDFDCGLGTASLFTTDVASPTLAPRAGVLPVGRVIPDPALLDENAASADRRDWWLARVTRCHALLEAGRA
- a CDS encoding helix-turn-helix transcriptional regulator, producing MTENEALETHLQELRRGTVVLACLRLLTTPGYGYGLLEELEARGFDTDANTLYPLLRRLEKQGHLVSEWNTDEARPRKFYRTSAAGDRLAATLTDDFRAISAAIAALPEKD
- a CDS encoding permease prefix domain 1-containing protein, encoding MNATLTDRYVDAAMRSVPEKQRDDLSAELRASIRDQIDARIDAGEPQDAAERAVLVELGDPDKLAAGYLERPLWLVGPRYFLDWWRLLKLLLAIVPACAAFGVAVAQTIAGATLGEIIGAVIGVVISVIVHVAFWVTLVFVILERTGHETMDPSPWTPEKLPEPKASGAKFSDLIGSLVFLAIAAGAVLWDHFVGWPIGGGQTMPFLDPALWPWWITGLFVLMAAEAALSIAVYARGRWTTGLAYLNLVLNVAIALPALWLISRGLFINPDFFPAVITDDGAVVDGILNVVLGFLFAGIAVWDSIDAFLKARRAR
- a CDS encoding LLM class F420-dependent oxidoreductase — its product is MLLDTPVRLGVQLQPQHVSYAQLRDAVLRLEDAGVDILFNWDHFFPLSGEPDGPHFESWTMLGAWAEQTERVEFGALVNCNSYRNADLQADMARTVDHISAKGGDVGRFIFGTGAGWFRRDYEDYGYEFGTPGTRLNDLAQGLERITQRWDKLNPPPTRRIPILIGGSGEQKTLRLVARYADVWHSFASAEQLEHKVSVIERWGERDGHDTSHIVISNELQRRDAAAADEMFDAGVRLFTLGFGGPDYDYDVVDRWLAWRDAKNGTA
- a CDS encoding 1,4-dihydroxy-2-naphthoyl-CoA synthase; the protein is MSVSELFDEGAWRAAPGSEAYTDITAHISTDGRIARIAFDRPEVRNAFRPHTVDELYRALDTARQDPRIGVVLLTGNGPSPKDGGWAFCSGGDQRIRGRDGYQYADDDPSTSSGTGGGGSGTGGGSPRTGGVDASRTGRLHILEVQRLIRFMPKVVIAVVPGWAAGGGHSLHVVCDLTIASAEHGRFKQTDADVGSFDAGYGSAYFARQIGQKFAREVFFLAEEYSAQRAYEMGAVNRVVPHDRLEAEALSMARTILTKSPTAIRMLKFAFNAVDDGLVGQQVFAGEATRLAYGTDEAVEGRDAFLEKRDPDWAPYPWQY
- a CDS encoding AMP-binding protein, which produces MRLEPVVGDDPREILRALRSAIHGAGPALGLGMVRAMPESVRAGTAVVVTTSGSTGVPKSVVLSRDALTASALATAARIGEGAWLLALPASYVAGLQVLVRAIVADREPAILSGSFTPQAFAAAALTMASSEGGIRVPTYTSLVPAQLARLLDAADEDSGVATALRSFETILVGGQALPPVLLERAQALGARIVRTYGSTETSGGCVYDGRPLDGVGVRLVDGEVQLSGPTLADGYLGEPELTDAVFLRDGVGRRWYRTGDAGLIEDGVLRVRGRIDNVIVTGGINVSLDRVERIVRSVPGLSGAVVIGVPDDKWGEASVVVATRGEALRRSESVQLEEARAAVADEIGPHARPARLVLVDELATLPSGKPDREAIRRAVAALR